The following are encoded together in the Lactuca sativa cultivar Salinas chromosome 1, Lsat_Salinas_v11, whole genome shotgun sequence genome:
- the LOC111908122 gene encoding probable pyruvate, phosphate dikinase regulatory protein, chloroplastic, producing MIPSEPNPTTTGNPATQWLAGPNPGKLGSSSAQLNRWSRARVIRSGRKLDRPAQCKQEQNTEVDDQQLHRLEGTNLSFSSSYCSSSSSEDGTGGETEETPGTVKEIFLVSDGSGRTAEHSVNAALGQFEHFLVDRGCPVNTRLFSGINDVDRLMEIIIQAAKEHAILIYTLADEKMANSARHACKTWGVQSTDVLRPITKAIASHLGVSPSGLPRGAPGRKFPLTENYFKRIDAIEFTIKQDDGALPENLPKADIVVAGVSRSGKTPLSIYLAQKGYKVANVPIVKGVELPKSLFLEVDQNKVFALTINPVMLQTIRRERAKSLGYVRDAKSNYAEMMHVREEVDYASKIFAKNPTWPVIEVTGIAIEEIAAIILRLYQDRKHGCSMPTISKLY from the exons ATGATACCGTCGGAACCTAATCCAACAACCACCGGCAACCCAGCTACTCAATGGCTGGCGGGACCAAACCCCGGCAAGCTCGGTAGTAGCAGCGCTCAACTGAACCGTTGGTCCAGAGCTCGAGTGATCAGATCCGGCCGGAAGCTAGATCGCCCTGCTCAATGTAAACAAGAGCAGAACACCGAGGTCGATGATCAGCAGTTGCATCGGTTAGAAGGTACCAATCTGTCTTTTTCTAGTTCGTATTGTTCTTCTTCATCTTCCGAAGATGGTACTGGAGGAGAGACGGAGGAGACACCAGGTACAGTGAAGGAGATATTCCTGGTTTCCGACGGGTCAGGACGAACGGCGGAGCATTCTGTTAACGCGGCGTTGGGTCAATTTGAGCATTTTTTGGTTGACCGTGGCTGTCCAGTTAATACTCGATTGTTCTCTGGG ATTAACGACGTAGACCGGCTCATGGAAATCATAATACAAGCCGCCAAAGAACACGCGATACTCATTTACACACTAGCAGACGAAAAAATGGCCAACTCAGCTCGCCACGCGTGCAAAACATGGGGAGTCCAATCCACCGATGTCCTTCGCCCAATCACAAAAGCCATCGCATCCCATTTAGGCGTTTCACCTTCCGGGCTGCCCCGAGGTGCCCCGGGCAGGAAATTTCCCTTGACCGAAAACTACTTCAAAAGAATCGACGCCATTGAGTTCACCATAAAACAAGACGATGGAGCTCTGCCTGAGAACTTGCCAAAAGCAGACATTGTTGTTGCGGGTGTTTCAAGATCCGGAAAGACTCCATTGTCGATTTATTTGGCTCAAAAAGGGTATAAAGTTGCCAATGTACCGATTGTTAAGGGGGTGGAATTGCCAAAGAGTCTATTCTTGGAGGTTGACCAAAATAAGGTCTTTGCGTTGACTATAAATCCGGTTATGTTGCAAACTATAAGACGAGAAAGAGCGAAGAGCTTAGGATATGTTAGAGATGCGAAAAGTAATTATGCGGAGATGATGCATGTGAGGGAGGAGGTCGACTATGCTAGCAAGATTTTTGCAAAAAATCCCACTTGGCCGGTTATTG AAGTGACCGGAATAGCAATTGAAGAAATCGCCGCAATTATATTGAGACTCTACCAAGACCGGAAACATGGGTGCTCCATGCCAACAATCTCAAAGCTCTACTAG